One window of the Burkholderia ubonensis subsp. mesacidophila genome contains the following:
- the tssB gene encoding type VI secretion system contractile sheath small subunit: MDSFQREIPKSRVSITLDLHTGGAQKKVELPLKLLVAGDFSAGREQAPLAERKKVNIDKNNFDAVLADYAPDLKIAADNTLAGDGSELPVNLSFRSMKDFEPEQVARQIPELQALLAMRNLLRDLKSNLLDNGTFRREFEKVLKDKRLSDKLRGELSQIATAATQPEGHA, translated from the coding sequence TTGGATAGCTTTCAGAGAGAGATCCCGAAGAGCCGGGTTTCGATCACGTTGGACCTGCACACCGGCGGCGCGCAGAAGAAGGTCGAGCTGCCGCTGAAGCTGCTCGTCGCGGGCGACTTCAGCGCCGGCCGCGAGCAGGCGCCGCTTGCCGAGCGGAAGAAGGTCAACATCGACAAGAACAACTTCGACGCGGTGCTCGCCGATTATGCGCCGGACCTGAAGATCGCCGCGGACAACACGCTGGCGGGCGACGGATCGGAGTTGCCGGTCAATCTGTCGTTCCGCTCGATGAAGGACTTCGAGCCCGAGCAGGTCGCACGACAGATTCCTGAACTGCAGGCACTGCTTGCGATGCGCAACCTGCTGCGCGACCTGAAATCGAACCTCCTCGACAACGGCACGTTCCGCCGCGAATTCGAGAAGGTGCTGAAGGACAAGCGGCTGTCTGACAAGCTGCGCGGTGAACTGTCGCAGATCGCCACCGCCGCCACGCAACCGGAAGGGCATGCGTGA